One Microbacter margulisiae genomic window carries:
- a CDS encoding DUF5063 domain-containing protein, giving the protein MPTATSSEKDRLEFITVAAEYCIFIENSVSTDKQIFIKQAVKYLPTLYLKTILLPSVVDFPEEESERTVTEAEYENVRVSIETLLGTDDMYLTTFHPEIQYSEAPIAASISEDLADILQELKDFLFNCQLGDEDLLSNALDNCLYGFHQHWGRKLLNALTALHQLQYNDDKEKEEQDEFLPPINATSQKESFLHHQLRDDSDDL; this is encoded by the coding sequence ATGCCTACAGCAACTTCATCTGAAAAAGATAGATTAGAATTTATTACTGTTGCCGCCGAATATTGCATTTTCATTGAAAATAGCGTATCAACTGATAAACAAATCTTTATCAAACAAGCTGTAAAATATTTACCTACCCTTTATTTAAAGACTATATTGCTCCCTTCTGTTGTTGATTTTCCTGAAGAAGAGTCAGAACGAACCGTAACGGAAGCTGAATATGAAAATGTTAGAGTGAGCATCGAAACATTGCTGGGAACTGATGATATGTATCTTACTACATTTCATCCTGAAATACAATATTCTGAGGCACCAATTGCTGCATCAATCTCTGAAGACTTAGCCGATATTTTACAAGAACTCAAAGATTTTCTCTTCAATTGTCAGCTCGGAGATGAAGATCTTTTAAGCAATGCCTTGGATAATTGCCTTTATGGATTCCATCAGCACTGGGGACGAAAATTACTCAATGCTTTGACCGCACTTCATCAGCTTCAATATAACGACGACAAAGAGAAAGAAGAACAAGATGAATTTTTGCCTCCCATAAACGCCACATCGCAAAAGGAGTCGTTCTTACACCATCAACTACGAGACGATAGTGACGATCTTTAG
- a CDS encoding MarR family winged helix-turn-helix transcriptional regulator: MTELNQTIDKVVDNLMYLHPLISKSFSKQMRSKTNLNPGALFIMGILSVHQTLSMSEIGRKLSMPKPHVTVLIDKLIEEKMVERISDANDRRIVNIRITKQGYTQFQIIKKEIGEDMRLQLHQLTEEQIISLADATQKVRELLILSFGKSTCCSDHDGEKEAS; this comes from the coding sequence ATGACTGAACTCAATCAAACTATTGACAAAGTCGTGGATAATTTAATGTATCTCCATCCGCTCATTTCCAAAAGTTTTTCAAAACAAATGCGCTCCAAAACAAACCTGAATCCCGGAGCATTATTCATTATGGGAATTTTAAGTGTACATCAAACGTTATCCATGTCTGAAATTGGTCGAAAATTGTCAATGCCGAAACCTCATGTAACGGTTTTGATTGACAAATTAATTGAAGAAAAGATGGTGGAACGTATCTCCGATGCAAACGATCGGCGTATAGTCAATATCCGCATTACAAAACAAGGATACACTCAGTTTCAAATTATTAAAAAAGAAATTGGAGAGGATATGCGATTGCAGTTGCACCAACTTACGGAAGAGCAAATTATCTCCTTAGCCGATGCTACCCAGAAGGTACGTGAACTTTTGATACTTAGCTTTGGCAAATCAACATGTTGTAGTGATCATGACGGAGAAAAGGAAGCCTCATGA
- a CDS encoding TolC family protein, translating to MKLLYHQTLKVKKTIRLKAGISFFTLLFTGLLATSATAQTETTVVSDSLSLSSVLKQVMSNYPTLQEAKQAIISANAGIGLAKSAYYPNISLSSSYSHLAPVSSISFPGLGTFNMFAADNYSATVNLDQKIYDFGKTANNVLYAKESSELAKLTESQIKQQLSMVAIGSFYTLDYLQQAIRIKNDELNNLNDHLHFVEKKAATGSATDYEILTTKVRISTIKNQKTDLETALKIAQSQLNALLGKPQTIPVAVQNDINSYGSLIESDSLISTALKQREELKIATQKTLLAQLHLKNVNLANNPSIDFFANGGYKNGYFPVLATAKANYVVGVSLNIPIFDATRTKYNRIAAQSEIQSTQQDKDLTKRNIISDVIQSYENMDASQQKVKQAELQVKQAEKAYQLAETSYESGSITNLDLLDSAISLAESRLSLLKTQIDYTVSLYKLKVSVGDTIY from the coding sequence ATGAAATTACTATATCATCAAACCCTTAAAGTTAAAAAGACAATCCGCCTGAAAGCTGGAATTTCTTTTTTTACTTTATTATTTACAGGCCTTTTAGCAACTTCTGCAACAGCGCAAACAGAAACGACCGTTGTTTCTGATTCGCTGTCATTGTCGTCAGTATTGAAACAGGTGATGTCCAATTATCCCACTCTTCAGGAAGCTAAACAGGCAATCATTTCAGCTAACGCAGGCATTGGATTGGCAAAATCAGCGTACTATCCTAACATTTCGCTTTCTTCGTCTTATTCACATCTGGCGCCTGTTTCTTCTATCTCATTTCCGGGATTAGGCACATTTAATATGTTTGCTGCCGATAATTATTCTGCCACGGTAAATCTTGATCAGAAAATTTATGACTTTGGAAAGACAGCCAATAATGTGCTGTATGCCAAGGAAAGTAGTGAGCTTGCCAAGTTAACGGAAAGTCAGATCAAACAGCAGCTATCGATGGTGGCTATTGGCAGTTTCTATACTTTAGATTATTTGCAACAAGCAATTCGAATTAAAAACGACGAACTGAATAATTTAAATGACCATTTACATTTTGTAGAAAAGAAGGCAGCAACGGGATCTGCAACAGATTACGAAATACTGACAACAAAAGTTCGCATTTCGACTATCAAAAATCAAAAAACGGATCTGGAAACAGCCTTAAAAATTGCCCAAAGCCAGCTTAATGCATTATTAGGGAAACCACAAACCATCCCTGTTGCTGTGCAGAATGACATAAATTCATATGGCTCACTCATCGAAAGCGATTCGTTGATTTCAACTGCACTTAAACAACGCGAAGAGCTAAAAATTGCCACCCAGAAAACATTATTAGCCCAGTTACATCTGAAAAATGTCAATTTAGCCAATAATCCTTCTATTGACTTTTTTGCTAATGGTGGATATAAGAATGGATATTTTCCTGTGTTGGCAACAGCAAAAGCCAATTACGTTGTCGGAGTAAGCCTCAATATCCCAATTTTTGATGCTACCCGCACAAAATACAATCGTATAGCAGCTCAATCGGAAATTCAAAGTACGCAACAAGATAAAGATCTGACTAAACGTAATATTATTAGCGATGTAATTCAAAGTTATGAAAATATGGATGCCTCTCAACAAAAGGTAAAACAAGCAGAATTACAGGTAAAACAAGCGGAAAAGGCCTATCAGTTAGCAGAAACAAGCTATGAAAGCGGAAGTATCACCAATCTGGACTTGCTTGACAGTGCAATATCGTTGGCAGAAAGTCGTTTATCATTATTGAAGACTCAGATTGATTATACAGTCAGTCTCTACAAACTGAAGGTTTCAGTAGGAGATACGATCTATTAA
- a CDS encoding MFS transporter yields MNKDNGMTEKFGRYRWIIVSLLLFSTTINYMDRNVIGFLKDYFCSAQGFGWTPQDFSYLTSVFTLFYALFTIFAGAIIDKIGTRLGLMFSLIIWSFAGIMSAFVGKTIVAQGIIRSIFGAGEAGNFPASVKTVAEWFPKKERALATGIFNSGSNIGAMICALFVPWALLLWGKGHEFLGIFAGWQMAFILTGIIGLIWLVFWLVFYGTPKEMLAKGKVTQTEYDYIHSDKDEAVINASDEEVVKKISWGKMLAYRQTWAFLVGKFMTDGIWWFLLFWLPTYVKQQFCVGLSPDQTADYVMISNFIVFGIAIVGSIYGGAIPLSFMNKGWSTYKARMTAMLLIACAPLALLATQPLANSYGIVAAIAMVCIGGAAHQAWSANLFTTVSDMFPKKAVGTITGIGTTAGGVGGVLVQLLAGHLDGTLKASVAYGIMFAVCAFAYLIAWALIKMLVPKFKIITDL; encoded by the coding sequence ATGAATAAAGACAACGGGATGACAGAAAAATTCGGTCGGTACAGATGGATTATAGTTAGTTTGTTGTTATTTTCGACAACAATTAATTACATGGATCGCAATGTAATTGGATTTCTAAAAGATTACTTTTGCTCTGCACAAGGTTTTGGTTGGACTCCTCAGGATTTTTCGTACTTAACTTCTGTGTTTACTCTTTTCTATGCTCTTTTTACCATTTTTGCAGGGGCAATAATTGATAAAATCGGCACAAGGTTAGGGTTAATGTTCTCTCTGATTATTTGGTCTTTTGCGGGCATCATGAGTGCTTTTGTAGGGAAGACTATAGTAGCCCAAGGTATCATAAGAAGCATTTTTGGTGCTGGTGAAGCCGGCAACTTTCCTGCTTCTGTTAAGACTGTAGCTGAATGGTTTCCCAAGAAAGAGAGAGCTTTAGCAACTGGGATTTTTAATTCTGGTTCCAATATTGGTGCTATGATTTGTGCTCTTTTTGTCCCTTGGGCACTATTGTTATGGGGGAAGGGGCATGAATTTTTAGGCATTTTTGCAGGTTGGCAAATGGCTTTCATTCTAACGGGAATAATTGGACTTATTTGGCTGGTCTTTTGGCTGGTCTTTTATGGAACTCCCAAAGAAATGCTCGCCAAAGGAAAAGTGACCCAGACCGAATATGACTATATTCATAGCGATAAAGACGAAGCCGTTATAAATGCATCCGATGAAGAAGTTGTGAAAAAAATTTCCTGGGGTAAAATGTTGGCATATCGCCAAACATGGGCTTTTCTGGTGGGTAAGTTTATGACTGATGGCATTTGGTGGTTCTTATTATTTTGGCTACCTACTTATGTAAAACAGCAATTCTGTGTTGGATTAAGTCCTGATCAAACGGCTGACTATGTAATGATCTCAAACTTTATTGTATTTGGTATTGCTATTGTGGGGTCTATTTACGGCGGAGCCATTCCTTTATCGTTTATGAATAAAGGGTGGTCAACATATAAAGCCCGCATGACAGCCATGTTGTTGATTGCGTGTGCGCCATTAGCTTTATTGGCCACCCAGCCATTAGCTAATTCATATGGTATTGTAGCTGCTATTGCAATGGTATGTATTGGAGGGGCAGCTCACCAGGCATGGTCTGCTAATTTGTTTACTACAGTATCAGACATGTTTCCAAAGAAAGCAGTTGGGACGATTACCGGCATTGGAACGACTGCAGGTGGTGTTGGTGGAGTTTTAGTCCAATTATTAGCTGGCCATCTTGATGGGACTTTGAAGGCCAGTGTTGCTTATGGAATTATGTTTGCTGTCTGTGCTTTTGCTTATTTAATTGCATGGGCATTGATAAAGATGTTAGTCCCAAAATTCAAAATTATTACCGATTTGTAG
- a CDS encoding alpha/beta hydrolase family protein → MKQTYILLLFLLFISLSAFSQVTKSTFIYSVKGQDTLRLDRYELAQTDTVAAKPCIIFMFGGGFIGGKRDNPYYLPYFDQMAQRGYVMVSIDYRLGLKKTAEQIHKGEKIKKMAFPGLLASAIDTAVADLYNATDFILSNASDWHINPAMVIINGSSAGAISVLQAEYYLCSNNKLINRLPEGFGYAGVIAFAGAIFTTKGSLHWDKKPAPVQFFQGDADNHVPYNKVRLFNYGFYGSKNLAGQLKKMKSPYYFYDVENAAHEIAGTPMKSNLPEIEAFLRKEVEKKLPLEIHEHVRQTDKPQLKKKFGIGDYIKANFKQ, encoded by the coding sequence ATGAAACAAACATATATATTACTCTTGTTTTTGCTGTTTATCTCACTGTCAGCTTTTTCGCAGGTAACCAAATCTACCTTTATCTATTCCGTTAAGGGTCAGGATACGCTTCGGCTCGATAGATATGAGTTAGCACAAACGGATACCGTGGCAGCAAAGCCCTGCATTATTTTCATGTTTGGAGGAGGTTTTATTGGAGGAAAGCGTGATAACCCCTACTACCTCCCCTATTTTGACCAAATGGCGCAAAGAGGTTACGTGATGGTCTCCATTGATTACCGGTTGGGATTGAAAAAAACAGCAGAACAGATTCACAAGGGAGAAAAAATAAAAAAAATGGCATTTCCCGGGTTATTAGCAAGTGCCATTGATACAGCTGTGGCCGATTTATATAATGCTACTGATTTTATCCTCAGCAACGCCAGCGACTGGCATATCAATCCTGCCATGGTCATTATCAACGGATCGAGTGCGGGAGCTATTTCGGTGCTGCAAGCGGAATATTACCTCTGCTCAAATAACAAGCTGATAAATAGACTACCGGAAGGTTTCGGGTATGCCGGTGTGATTGCATTTGCAGGAGCTATTTTCACCACAAAAGGATCATTGCATTGGGATAAAAAGCCTGCGCCTGTCCAATTCTTTCAGGGTGATGCCGATAACCATGTGCCTTACAACAAGGTTCGCCTGTTCAACTATGGTTTCTATGGCTCTAAAAACTTAGCCGGACAACTGAAGAAGATGAAAAGTCCCTACTACTTCTATGACGTTGAGAATGCCGCGCATGAAATAGCAGGTACGCCTATGAAGTCAAATCTTCCCGAAATTGAAGCATTCTTACGCAAGGAAGTAGAAAAGAAATTGCCCCTTGAAATTCACGAACATGTCCGCCAGACTGACAAACCGCAACTGAAAAAGAAGTTCGGGATAGGCGATTACATCAAAGCAAACTTCAAACAGTAG
- a CDS encoding DHA2 family efflux MFS transporter permease subunit, whose protein sequence is MRKLSPTHKIRRALRPRTSVYHPQNPAYKWFVLGNIMLGTFMAVLDATIVNVGLPKIMASFGVGLSTIEWVVTGYMLAMAAMLPTSGWMADKFGYKRIYFWGLFLFTFGSMLCGISSNETMLISSRVIQGLGGGMIQPLGMAIIMREFPVKQRGIALGFWAIAAAASVSFGPLIGGYLVDNYSWQLIFDVNVPVGIVALALTIIIQREFINRDIRKFDLVGFISVVIFLPVLLYALSEGNASTNAEGWSAPYILACFAISIIAFAVFITQELTTKNPLIDLRLLIDRNFGLSNLVIFIFSIGMFGSTFLLPLYLQNAMDYTALQSGAVFLPVGIIQGLMSPIAGLIADKANPKIPIIIGIILLTISLYINSDLSFLTERPYIMSSLYLRGFAMGIMFTPLNQISLLTIAHNKMAQASSITNTIRQIGGSIGVAILTTLMTARMSFHSQIYGSSVLPRSQEFHNVIHHLSFFAQQHVGSGVLTAMKQAEYLLLSNINNQAFIESINDDFFVAALITLLGVVPVIILKTKNKHMSSNQTKIPEL, encoded by the coding sequence ATGAGAAAACTCTCACCAACACATAAAATACGACGCGCTTTACGGCCCAGAACTTCTGTTTACCATCCTCAAAACCCTGCTTATAAATGGTTTGTTCTTGGTAATATAATGTTGGGGACGTTTATGGCTGTGCTTGATGCAACCATTGTCAACGTTGGACTTCCTAAAATTATGGCTTCATTTGGGGTAGGACTTTCTACCATCGAATGGGTTGTTACGGGATACATGTTGGCTATGGCAGCCATGCTTCCAACATCAGGATGGATGGCAGATAAGTTCGGGTATAAGCGTATCTATTTCTGGGGATTGTTCCTGTTTACATTCGGATCGATGTTATGTGGTATTTCAAGCAATGAAACCATGTTAATATCATCACGCGTTATTCAGGGATTGGGTGGCGGTATGATTCAACCATTGGGGATGGCCATCATCATGCGTGAATTCCCTGTTAAGCAAAGAGGTATTGCTCTTGGATTCTGGGCAATAGCAGCAGCAGCATCTGTTTCTTTTGGACCGCTTATTGGCGGTTATCTCGTTGACAATTATAGCTGGCAATTGATTTTCGACGTTAATGTTCCTGTCGGGATCGTCGCTTTAGCTCTAACCATTATTATTCAGAGGGAATTCATCAATAGAGATATTCGTAAATTCGATCTTGTCGGATTTATATCTGTTGTTATTTTCTTACCGGTATTGCTTTACGCACTATCAGAAGGGAATGCCAGTACGAATGCCGAAGGATGGTCAGCCCCCTATATTCTTGCATGCTTTGCCATTTCGATTATTGCTTTCGCTGTGTTTATTACCCAGGAATTAACAACAAAAAATCCTCTTATTGATTTACGATTACTTATCGATAGAAATTTTGGATTGAGTAATCTTGTGATCTTTATCTTTAGCATCGGGATGTTCGGAAGCACTTTCCTGTTGCCACTCTATTTGCAAAATGCAATGGATTACACTGCATTGCAGTCAGGCGCCGTATTTCTGCCGGTAGGGATTATACAAGGATTAATGTCTCCTATTGCAGGATTAATCGCAGACAAAGCGAATCCCAAAATTCCGATTATTATAGGGATCATTCTGCTAACAATCAGTTTATATATTAACTCTGATCTTTCTTTCTTAACGGAAAGGCCTTATATTATGTCGTCTCTTTATCTTAGGGGATTTGCCATGGGTATTATGTTTACTCCGTTGAATCAGATTTCTTTATTGACGATTGCTCATAATAAGATGGCTCAGGCATCTAGTATTACCAATACAATCCGTCAGATTGGAGGAAGTATCGGAGTAGCTATTCTGACTACATTAATGACTGCGCGAATGAGTTTCCATTCTCAAATTTATGGATCGTCTGTGCTTCCAAGATCGCAGGAATTTCATAATGTGATACATCATCTGTCATTCTTTGCACAACAACATGTAGGGAGTGGTGTATTAACAGCTATGAAGCAGGCAGAATATCTGCTTTTGTCCAACATCAACAATCAGGCTTTTATTGAAAGCATTAATGACGACTTTTTCGTTGCAGCTCTTATAACCTTGTTAGGTGTTGTACCTGTTATAATTTTGAAAACAAAGAATAAGCATATGTCCTCCAATCAAACTAAAATTCCCGAATTATGA
- a CDS encoding class I SAM-dependent rRNA methyltransferase: MAYSKVILKKGKEEPLLRFHPWIFSGAISRIVGPVNEGDLVEVVSADQIHMGVGHYQIGSITVRMLTFTDGLIDDTFWMSAIKQAYALRKSIYLAESEQNTTYRLIHGEGDHLPGLIIDIYEDTAVIQAHSVGMHYSRTIIAQSIINTVSGIKNVYYKSEVTLPYKANLTSEDGYLIGSGGKGIVKENDLLFHVDWIHGQKTGFFVDQRENRKLLQYYAKDKVMLNLFCYTGGFSVYGLQGGAAKVHSVDSSGRAIELTNENVALNFPVENRHQAFAEDAFKFLDNATTTYDLIILDPPAFAKHKNVLHNALQGYRKLNAKAFEKIAHNGILFTFSCSQIVSKEQFRLAVFSAAAQSGRRVRILHQLTQPADHPINIYHAEGEYLKGLVLYVE; the protein is encoded by the coding sequence ATGGCTTATTCTAAAGTTATACTCAAAAAAGGAAAAGAGGAACCGCTATTACGTTTTCACCCCTGGATTTTTTCAGGAGCGATTTCCCGTATAGTCGGACCTGTTAATGAAGGCGACCTCGTTGAAGTCGTTTCTGCAGACCAAATACATATGGGGGTAGGTCATTATCAAATTGGAAGCATTACAGTGCGAATGCTAACATTTACAGACGGTCTTATAGACGATACTTTCTGGATGAGTGCTATCAAACAAGCCTATGCTTTACGAAAATCCATTTACTTAGCCGAAAGTGAGCAAAACACAACATATCGGCTCATCCATGGAGAAGGAGATCACCTGCCCGGTTTGATTATAGATATTTATGAAGACACAGCAGTGATACAGGCTCATAGCGTAGGCATGCATTATAGTCGGACTATTATAGCACAATCGATTATAAATACAGTATCCGGGATTAAAAATGTTTACTATAAATCAGAAGTGACTCTTCCATATAAAGCAAACCTAACTTCAGAAGACGGTTATTTGATTGGCAGTGGTGGGAAAGGCATTGTAAAAGAAAATGATTTATTATTTCATGTTGATTGGATACATGGTCAGAAAACTGGCTTTTTTGTCGATCAACGCGAAAATCGGAAATTACTGCAATATTATGCTAAAGACAAAGTAATGCTTAATCTTTTCTGTTATACTGGAGGGTTTTCGGTATATGGATTACAAGGTGGAGCTGCTAAGGTACATTCAGTGGATAGCTCAGGTAGAGCAATTGAATTAACGAATGAAAATGTTGCCCTTAACTTTCCTGTTGAGAACCGACATCAGGCATTTGCGGAGGACGCATTTAAATTTCTGGACAATGCAACAACTACATATGATTTAATTATTCTTGATCCACCAGCTTTTGCCAAACACAAGAATGTGCTTCATAATGCACTGCAAGGCTATCGAAAACTCAATGCAAAAGCTTTTGAAAAGATTGCGCATAATGGCATTCTGTTTACATTTTCTTGTTCACAAATTGTATCTAAAGAACAATTCAGACTTGCCGTGTTTTCAGCAGCAGCACAATCGGGGCGTCGGGTCCGGATTTTACATCAACTCACTCAGCCTGCCGATCATCCTATCAATATTTATCATGCTGAAGGTGAATATTTAAAAGGGCTGGTATTATATGTAGAATAA
- a CDS encoding bifunctional 4-hydroxy-2-oxoglutarate aldolase/2-dehydro-3-deoxy-phosphogluconate aldolase → MRFNKIQVLSAMLETGMVPVFYHQDVDVAKNVIKACYEGGVRAFEFTNRGDFAHEVFAEVTKWSNKHCPDMIMGVGTIVDAGTASLYLQLGANFVVSPILNPDIFKVCNRRCVPYIPGCGSVSEIGMAQELGADVVKVFPASNVGGPSFVKNVKAPMPWTNIMVTGGVEPTDENLLAWFKAGVACVGMGSNLFPKEVVAHQEWNIITELCKASLESIQKAKL, encoded by the coding sequence ATGCGTTTCAATAAAATTCAAGTATTATCGGCTATGCTCGAAACAGGGATGGTGCCGGTATTTTATCATCAGGATGTTGATGTAGCAAAGAATGTGATTAAGGCTTGCTACGAAGGAGGTGTACGCGCTTTTGAGTTTACCAACCGGGGCGATTTTGCACACGAAGTATTTGCTGAGGTAACGAAATGGAGTAATAAACATTGCCCGGACATGATTATGGGAGTTGGGACAATCGTGGATGCTGGAACCGCCTCACTTTATTTACAGTTGGGAGCTAATTTTGTAGTAAGTCCAATTCTAAATCCTGATATTTTCAAAGTATGCAATAGACGGTGTGTGCCATATATTCCTGGGTGTGGCTCTGTGAGCGAGATTGGGATGGCACAGGAATTGGGCGCTGACGTAGTGAAGGTTTTTCCAGCCAGTAATGTCGGGGGTCCGTCATTCGTCAAAAACGTAAAAGCGCCTATGCCTTGGACAAATATAATGGTTACAGGAGGAGTAGAACCAACGGATGAAAATCTGCTGGCTTGGTTTAAAGCAGGAGTTGCATGTGTAGGCATGGGATCTAATTTGTTTCCCAAAGAAGTTGTGGCTCATCAGGAATGGAATATTATTACGGAACTATGTAAAGCTTCATTAGAAAGCATTCAAAAGGCAAAGCTATAA
- a CDS encoding Dabb family protein has protein sequence MVKHLVFWKLKEEAFGNNKATNALLIKKKLEDLNGQIEGLIHLEVGIDFMKTDDSYDLALYGEFESRNALAFYQEHPKHKEVQQFVKVVRSGRCSVDYEI, from the coding sequence ATGGTAAAACATCTTGTCTTTTGGAAGTTGAAAGAAGAAGCTTTTGGAAATAATAAAGCAACCAATGCATTATTAATCAAGAAGAAGCTTGAAGATCTAAATGGTCAGATTGAAGGGTTAATTCATCTGGAAGTGGGTATTGACTTTATGAAAACAGACGATAGTTATGATCTTGCTTTATATGGTGAGTTTGAATCCCGTAATGCGTTGGCCTTTTATCAGGAACATCCTAAACACAAAGAAGTGCAACAGTTTGTAAAGGTAGTGAGATCAGGACGTTGTTCCGTAGATTACGAAATATAA
- a CDS encoding 3'-5' exonuclease, producing the protein MNFRPTISKEELSVLPVAAFQGKIITIDRNEQVDDAIEYLKSQSLIGFDTETKPNFSRHSHNHVALIQLSSQDICYLFRLNMIGMPTALIDLLNDTHVTKIGLSLRDDFIAIKKRATINKASFIDLQDFAKNYNIEETSLTKLFAIIFGQRISKNKRLSNWEAQPLNEAQQLYAATDAWACYKIYTYLTQEY; encoded by the coding sequence ATGAATTTTAGACCAACTATATCCAAAGAAGAATTATCAGTTCTTCCTGTCGCTGCTTTTCAGGGGAAAATAATCACCATAGATCGTAATGAACAAGTAGATGATGCCATCGAATATCTAAAGTCACAATCGCTCATTGGATTTGATACAGAAACGAAACCTAACTTCTCACGACATTCGCATAATCATGTTGCTTTAATTCAATTGTCATCGCAAGATATCTGTTATCTTTTCCGTCTCAACATGATCGGAATGCCGACCGCGTTAATTGATTTGCTCAATGACACTCATGTAACCAAAATAGGACTGTCCTTACGCGATGATTTCATTGCCATAAAAAAGAGAGCAACCATCAACAAAGCAAGTTTCATTGATTTACAGGATTTTGCTAAAAACTATAACATTGAGGAAACCAGCCTGACAAAACTGTTTGCTATTATTTTTGGACAACGCATATCGAAAAACAAAAGATTATCCAACTGGGAAGCGCAACCGTTAAATGAAGCGCAACAGCTTTATGCCGCAACAGATGCGTGGGCATGCTACAAAATATATACATACTTAACACAAGAATATTAA
- a CDS encoding HlyD family secretion protein, with amino-acid sequence MKIKKITKQNLKIYLPVTIIILLVITAGIYWYEDYAHYLQTDDAYVDSDNLSITPKVVERIDHLFVDEGDTVKQGELLATLDSADLIAQRQQVLSSILQTKAAEAQAQANYQLNTDNSKIAYINWQRSLDDFTRAKTQFAGGVIPKEQYDHFQKTEEAAKAQVSASQAMIQVSKTQINSAEAAIKTAEAQLGVINTQLANTKLYAPCDGIISKRWQLPGDLAQMGQAVFTLNNTNKFWVLVNLEETKMEHLSIGQKALFTLDTYPGVTFTGKVFYIGASTASQFSLIPPNNASGNFTKVTQRVPVKVSIDGTENGTPLSQYVLRTGMSVVIKIVKK; translated from the coding sequence ATGAAAATCAAGAAAATCACCAAACAAAACTTGAAAATTTATCTTCCTGTTACGATCATTATCCTGTTAGTCATCACCGCAGGAATTTATTGGTATGAAGATTACGCACATTATCTGCAGACAGATGATGCTTACGTTGATTCCGACAATCTTTCGATTACACCAAAAGTGGTCGAACGCATTGATCATCTTTTTGTTGACGAAGGAGATACGGTAAAGCAGGGCGAACTACTTGCCACATTAGACAGTGCCGATTTAATTGCACAACGCCAACAAGTGCTTTCGTCAATTTTGCAGACCAAAGCAGCCGAAGCACAAGCACAAGCTAACTATCAGCTCAATACCGATAATAGCAAAATAGCCTATATCAACTGGCAACGTTCATTGGACGATTTTACAAGGGCAAAAACTCAATTTGCAGGTGGAGTCATTCCTAAAGAACAATATGATCACTTTCAAAAAACCGAGGAAGCAGCAAAAGCACAAGTTAGCGCTTCACAGGCTATGATACAGGTATCCAAAACACAAATCAACAGCGCAGAAGCTGCTATAAAAACGGCTGAAGCTCAGTTAGGAGTGATCAATACCCAGCTTGCCAATACCAAGTTATATGCTCCATGTGATGGCATTATTTCAAAACGGTGGCAACTGCCGGGCGATCTCGCTCAAATGGGACAAGCTGTCTTTACATTAAACAACACGAACAAATTTTGGGTTTTAGTCAATCTGGAAGAAACTAAAATGGAACATCTCTCCATTGGACAAAAAGCTCTTTTTACTCTTGATACATATCCCGGAGTAACCTTTACAGGGAAGGTTTTCTACATTGGAGCCAGCACAGCTTCACAATTCTCACTGATTCCACCTAATAATGCCTCAGGTAACTTTACAAAGGTTACGCAACGTGTACCTGTCAAAGTATCTATTGATGGCACTGAAAATGGAACGCCTTTAAGTCAATATGTACTCCGCACAGGGATGTCAGTTGTTATTAAAATTGTGAAGAAGTAA